One Oryza sativa Japonica Group chromosome 8, ASM3414082v1 DNA window includes the following coding sequences:
- the LOC9267362 gene encoding alpha carbonic anhydrase 7, which produces MHRARLLVVVVTAVVTLLLLAPAAGAEEDDQFGYIPGTPRGPENWGSLKPEWATCSSGEMQSPINLGLLDLTLAPGLGDLNYTYRNANATVVNRGHDIMVRFDGGDDAAAAGGLVINGTAYRLRQVHWHAPSEHAVDGRRYDMELHMVHLNTQNQTAVVGILYAIGAQDEFLHKLEPYIIEVADQKDKEKIVNGGVDPNVAKEHDIVYYRYMGSLTTPPCTEGVIWTIVRKVHTVSLSQLALLKAAVVNGNEKNARPLQDVNNRNIGLFIPLPLINV; this is translated from the exons ATGCATCGCGcacgcctcctcgtcgtcgtcgtcaccgccgtcgtcaccctcctgctcctggcgccggccgccggagccGAGGAAGACGATCAGTTCGGCTACATCCCCGGCACACCGAGGGGGCCGGAGAACTGGGGCAGCCTGAAGCCGGAATGGGCCACCTGCAGCAGCGGCGAGATGCAGTCGCCGATCaacctcggcctcctcgacctCACCCTGGCCCCCGGCCTCGGCGACCTCAACTACACCTACCGAAACGCCAACGCCACCGTCGTCAACCGTGGCCACGACATCATGGTCAggttcgacggcggcgatgacgccgccgccgccggcgggctgGTGATTAACGGCACGGCGTACCGGCTCCGGCAGGTGCACTGGCACGCGCCGTCGGAGCACGCCGTCGATGGCCGGAGGTACGACATGGAGCTGCACATGGTGCATCTCAACACCCAGAACCAGaccgccgtcgtcggcatccTCTACGCCATCGGCGCCCAGGATGAGTTCCTGCACAAG TTGGAGCCATATATTATTGAAGTTGCAGACCAAAAAGATAAGGAGAAGATTGTCAATGGTGGGGTGGATCCAAACGTGGCCAAAGAGCATGATATCGTGTATTACCGCTACATGGGCTCCTTAACCACACCACCTTGCACCGAGGGAGTTATCTGGACCATTGTCAGGAAG GTGCATACTGTGTCGCTGTCTCAGCTTGCACTTCTCAAGGCAGCTGTGGTTAAT GGTAATGAGAAGAATGCGAGGCCCCTCCAGGACGTGAACAATAGGAACATCGGCTTGTTCATTCCTCTCCCTCTGATCAACGTATAA
- the LOC4345605 gene encoding methylcrotonoyl-CoA carboxylase beta chain, mitochondrial: MLRRFAARRLRPPATAGYPSSAAAAAAAYAHGGGASVLPDGLDRASDAHARNAAAVGGLLSDLRARVSQVLAGGGAEAVRRNKARGKLLPRERIDRLLDPGASFLELSQLAGSGVYEEALPSGGIITGIGPVHGRLCMFVANDPTTKGGTYYPITVKKHLRAQEIASECKLPCIYLVDSGGANLPRQAEVFPDRDNFGRIFYNQAKMSSDSIPQIALVLGSCTAGGAYIPAMADESVIVKGNGTIFLAGPPLVKAATGEEISAEDLGGASVHCKISGVSDHFAQDELHGLTLGRNIVKNLHLAAKVPNVQNSACDYQEPLYDVQELRSIAPADMKQSFDIRQVIARIVDGSEFDEFKKLYGTTLVTGFARICGQPVGIIGNNGILFTESALKGSHFIELCAQRNIPLIFLQNITGFMVGSKSEASGIAKAGAKMVMAVSCSKVPKITIIVGGSFGAGNYGMCGRAYSPNFLFMWPTARISVMGGIQAAGVLAQIEKNNRKRQGVEWTKDEEEAFKAKVVEAYDKEGSPYYSTARLWDDGIIDPADTRRVLSLCLSAAAKPVPEDTKYGVFRM; the protein is encoded by the exons ATGCTCCGCCGGTTCGCCGCGCGGCgtctccggccgccggcgaccgcgggGTACCCCTCGTCGGCcgctgcggcggccgcggcgtacGCCCACGGGGGCGGCGCCTCGGTGCTCCCCGACGGCCTCGACCGGGCCTCCGACGCGCACGCCCGCAACGCCGCCGCGGTGGGCGGCCTCCTCTCCGACCTCCGCGCCCGCGTCTCCCAG GTGCTGGCCGGGGGAGGCGCGGAGGCGGTGAGGCGGAACAAGGCGCGGGGGAAGCTGCTCCCGCGGGAGCGCATCGACCGCCTGCTCGACCCCGGCGCCTCCTTCCTCGAGCTCTCCCAG CTTGCAGGATCTGGTGTTTATGAGGAAGCATTACCATCAGGGGGCATAATAACTGGCATAGGACCTGTCCATGGACGATTATGTATGTTTGTGGCCAATGATCCAACTACAAAAGGGGGCACATACTATCCTATCACTGTCAAAAAGCATCTGCGGGCACAGGAAATAGCTTCTGAATGTAAACTGCCTTGCATATATCTTGTTGACAGTGGAGGTGCTAATCTCCCCAGGCAGGCTGAAGTTTTCCCTGACCGTGATAATTTTGGTCGAATATTCTACAATCAAGCTAAGATGTCATCGGATAGCATTCCTCAGATTGCATTAGTTCTAGGCTCTTGTACCGCTGGTGGTGCTTATATTCCGGCAATGGCTGATGAGAGTGTAATAGTAAAGGGAAATGGAACAATATTTCTAGCTGGTCCACCACTTGTAAAG GCTGCTACAGGAGAAGAGATATCTGCTGAGGACCTTGGTGGAGCATCAGTGCATTGTAAGATATCAGGAGTCTCTGATCACTTTGCACAAG ATGAGCTTCATGGGCTAACATTGGGAAGAAACATTGTGAAGAACCTCCACTTGGCAGCTAAAGTTCCAAATGTACAAAATTCTGCTTGCGATTACCAAGAGCCATTGTATGATGTACAGGAACTTCGCTCAATTGCCCCGGCTGATATGAAGCAGTCTTTTGACATTCGCCAAGTAATAGCTCGCATAGTTGATGGAAGTGAATTTGATGAATTCAAAAAATTGTATGGAACA ACACTGGTGACTGGTTTTGCAAGGATTTGTGGACAGCCAGTTGGAATTATTGGAAACAATGGCATTTTGTTTACAGAATCAGCCCTAAAGGGTTCCCACTTCATAGAATTGTGTGCCCAGCGCAATATTCCTTTGATATTCCTTCAAAATATTACTGGATTCATG GTTGGGTCAAAATCTGAAGCAAGTGGAATTGCAAAAGCGGGAGCAAAAATGGTTATGGCAGTTTCCTGTTCCAAG GTACCGAAAATTACCATAATTGTTGGTGGAAGTTTTGGTGCTGGAAACTATGGAATGTGTGGACGTGCATACAGTCCAAATTTTTTGTTTATGTGGCCAACTGCTAGGATATCTGTCATGGGTGGCATCCAG GCAGCTGGTGTCCTTGCTCAAATAGAGAAGAACAACAGAAAAAGACAAGGAGTGGAG TGGAccaaagatgaggaagaagcCTTCAAAGCAAAAGTTGTGGAGGCTTATGACAAAGAAGGAAGCCCATACTACTCCACCGCTAGACTTTGGGACGATGGGATTATAGATCCTGCGGACACCAGACGGGTTTTAAGCCTCTGCTTATCTGCTGCGGCAAAGCCGGTTCCAGAAGACACAAAATATGGAGTATTTCGAATGTAA